In the genome of Lathyrus oleraceus cultivar Zhongwan6 chromosome 4, CAAS_Psat_ZW6_1.0, whole genome shotgun sequence, the window AATGTAACGATTATATCACTGAACATGCCtatttgtaaggatcactaaaggagaaaaaatttaaattCCGATGTGTTTTTGATCGCTATGCTCCTTCAGAAAGACCCATATAAATGCATGTTGTTGCATTCAAGTCAAGAGAATCATGAGGTATTTACAAGGCACCTTGGATCTTGAAATTTTGTTCAAGCATGAAGGAAAGAACAACTTGCAGTTGTTGGGATGGACATACTCTGATTATGCAGGAGATATGGATGACAAGAAAATTACCTCAAGACATGTGTTCAAGATAGGCTCAGGGTCGGCCTCATGGTCATCAAAGAAGCAACTAGTAATCACATTATCAACAACAAAATCAGAGTTTGTAGCTACTGCTTCATGTACTTGCCATGGATTATGATTGAGAAAGGTATTATCTCACATAAAAGTAACTCAAAAGCATGGAGGATCAAACATCTTTTGTGATAACAGTTCATCTATTAAACTACCAAAAAACCTGTCATCCATGGAAGGTGTAAGCACATATATGTAAGATTTAATTTTCTAAGGGACCTAACCAAGGATGGAGGCATTGAGTTAAAGTACTACAACACTCAAGATCATCTAGCTAACATTCTTACTAAGCCATTGAAGTTTGAATTGTTTGTCAGATTAAAGGAGGGCTTAAAAATGGTAACTCTAGCTAGTGTTACTTGACTTCCATATAGAGAAGTTAAAGTAAGGGAGGGCTTGTTGTGCAATATCAGGTAGttagtgttggtgtaagccctagaggccaatacttttggtacttgtattgaattatttattaataataaaagactttttttctttattatgtttgtttaataaagtccctagaatagctagtccgtttaatgtatcaagtgagacttaatcatgagatcccattaaataaggacattgttcttaaagtatagtagtcgagctttgttgtgaagtgggataacattaaagcattaagactattattTATATAGACTGttgatcacatctcatggatcatggataagaagttatcaagtcttaaacataggtatgaatattaagagtaatatttatactggattgacctgttatgagaatactatatagaatgttatgaaaagtgtcataagttattctcacggtgatagtggtgtataccacccttcgacctgaaaccactatggaccctagatgtagagtcaagtgccttattgttgatcaaacgttgtcagtaattggatgaccataaagacagtttatGGGTACTCCACACAACATGataagggacatgagtgacctagatggaattttcccatcctacataacaggataaatgtccaagggctcaatattgaactggacaaggatgcACGGTCTATGtcttatgttcaatatagacataagggcaaaaggataattgtacgcataagtattatcacaaaaggatttttgtcatatcacatgacattttcgtgtcttggtaacagtgatgtgttgctagataccgcttgtaagaccctaattttgaccctaagatccctcatggcatcataacattgcatttgcattgcctcgagaatcataagcatcttggctccttgcctttgggtgggatctcttgagatttggtttgagatcaccaagcatgcttgaattgtatattattgcttttctcattttatttactaaccaaaagcacaaaaatatgtcactaacatctcttgtttgtagcttgagcagtcacaagatccaaagcttctaggaggtcttatgtgcattgatatggccaagagaagatgaaaacaagcatggaaatggttcccaaagatctcatccatcaaatatgcctcccaattatctcaattcatcattttggtcaaatcaaatcaaggggcttgaggcttatttcccaaggaaaccctaattcatttgttcatcaactatgccttgctcatgaagcaacctcaacccatgatcaaataaaatcaagttaagttctttaattcatcatttcatgcatatttgaacttaattgagtgtcctcaatcatcaattcatcaatatatgaggtttggacttgagaagttgatcagtcaattcatctgactattttgaagtacactgagacctaacttttgatgtgtttgtcaaatggagatgaccccaagataaaatatgttcttacgaaccatattaacaactttcatgttcatcaaaaattgatttgaagcttgtaaggtcatcatccatttcaaaacattataggtcattttgactaaaaccctaattttttgggtcaacttcccaaggacataactccttcatttttcatgattttgaggtgggatcaaatgcattagaAATCTTAATATGTCAATTTAAAATGTTATGTttatcaaaatttcaaaatcctaaaagaaatacatgtgataatgcaaaacattataggtcactttggaccaaatgcattgaaatgtgaaaaagtcaaacttcaagtgcccataacttcttcatcaaaaatccaaatgattcaaaatttaagtccaaattgattgccttgaaaagatatacaacttttatgttgaagaatttgtcatttggagcttgcataattgaaacagaagggcttgaactttggccaattttgaaaatctcacatgtacatgttttgcaccccacacttcatgaccacttttcattaatttccaaggcaaatgatccttatgcaaaaagctttccaaccattactcacaagGTTGTGTTTCAAGTTTGGAAAGGCCACTTTCGAAGACATGAACATTATGgtgcaattttggaaaatcaattaatttgcattgcatgagctaaTACTGTACCATTTGCACATCCAATTTGCTTCTATCATGCATCAgctgccaaatccaagtggaattgggccctccatgcgcctgtacaggcccatgcatggaggccctttccattcatgcaagtttGTGATCATGCATTTtagcattgccttgcctataaatacaatgccattTCTCTTCATTTCACTAACTTGAAGGCGCCTTAAATGCCGTGCAATTGAATCcccaccctcacaccaaaggaactctctcatttttctctcaattttcagatctgaattttgatttcctcgattgattttcagatcttaaagttccttagccttcttcTCCTTGATCCATAGAGTGAACTGCAAGCATCCATAGCAAGGAATTGTGACTATAAGCTCTACAAATCAAAGGTTCACCTCAGcttttattttcttcgaatcgGCTTGTATTGTGcttatttcttgttgttgttgtgtgatctgaagtcctttgcatagaggcaacattattgagctttaaattttcaaaaaaccatgaagttcagttgaacaccattaaaattccatctctgatttctctcaatgtagaaacctagagtggatttgattggtacaggggtgatgtacatcaccccagctctcgattgGTCTCTAGATCGTGTCTTTTGGTTAACattttttctctgcaacttttGAGCTTGGCCGGAAGttggtcggagaagacggtggcgctggtcaccgtctggtctccagatttaATCAGAACCGTCCATTTCattttccagatttaatctcaGTCGTGCCATGTTATGACTTATAATAATGCTACATGTGATGCATTGACCAAGGAACATGGTAGGCGTGCGTGTTTGAGCctcatgatttgccagctcaattaatgagctcagatcaaACGCTCCATatttttccaattattttaatttctgattttaatttcttttatttcttttaattccatttctttttaaaaattcataactccttcattattggtccgaaaaatatgagaccaattgcatttttctccttttaatttctagtttctaaaaatgatttttaatattttttattttatcatttgatattttttaggaattttctcttttttggttatttttaattcatttaaaatagtttttgatatccaaaaaatacaaaaatatttttccaacctatttgaatgatgatagatctatgaaaaatagtcccatcaatttattaattgatttgagatttatttgaaattttagttcaattaggttataatagtttctgacttctaaaaatgctgaatttttttgtcaaactttgtttaaccttgttgagcttgggataattcacttggacttttcaaagttgatttgaagtgagtttgaagtttgacctttctttattactttaattcaagttttattttaaatattgaaaaataccaaaaatattttatttgtttcttgacttctaatcttcattttgcttctattttctattatttgaccttgatcttttctatctttggtcaatgcttgttgattatcctattccatttccattaatgtactttaattttcattcttcttcttcttcttcttcttctctttctttttttgatcaatgagttaaagattggtggttagcattgatacatggaggtttaaccttccttgattcaaatctaattcaacttgaccatggatcaagtgaatggctttgcattaaggatatgttgcttcctaatcatgcaaagaacctaaatcaatacaagatcatttctcatcttctttttggcatgacaagttgtaggagtttgattcactaatcaaaatctctaacttatgttgttgcctacattattattgaccggtctcagatagttgtgacttctacataagttcaattacgattgcttaacatagcgctaaattgcctcatggcacactaactctaacactaaccattaaccattaacatttaattcttgctctttacatttatacaatttactattcttgtacatattattcatttgcttttttctttgctcacttgagcacatgtttatgttaatgcaatttgccttttgctcacttgagcacataattgtgtatatatattattgtgcttgtgttttgttttgattgttgtggaccaaatgcaaaaaaaatggacaaatggacttagtttctaggacattccctatgcaaaattggagtaaaaatgcctaatgttgaagatggattagaaggatCAAATCTCTaaaactcactcttgtccattcttgatttgcttcataaaactttttgatgttgtgtgcttttgtactagggaatcctatttgagccaaattgaagaaccattgtcatgttcatcccaaagtgaaagatacaagagccattggggatcttctaagagcttgcttgattaatttgattgcttgagcttacacttattttgtttgcatattccaaaggatgagagctacttggatcatcaatatgatctcaagaggggaactccatttgtggtcttgtttcttatccttcatctcttgtatgattaggactttagccattcttcttcttctctccactctaacccaagccaaaaaatttgtgcaaacatttaacacttcttttcaaacattagaaacctaagcattatgcttttgatttttaaactttcttttcataacacttattttgaattgaacctttaagtcaactttgaccatattttgtaaatacttttcattggtaaatataacccactcaaatacttttgtggtttcaatggccactttcttaatcaaaactttttcataacctttagctattaggtttgagttatccttgaggtagatgtaatactcacctatatccttagtgatggacaatgagtcttccatgcttattatagggttaacccctcactagcatgttgaagctatcctcacatggtggatttgtggttttaggttgagttttctcccttggataacaaaagaccttaaggcttttggaccaatcaattcaccaacttgttttgagatttttaccccgaactacgaggttttgatcctaatcttttttaagatggtacgtaggcaatgggtttatccatccaaacacaaaatgtaaataacttgtatattctcttctcatctcttcaatcatgtttgcacaaacaaattttcacaaaataccaaccttacaacaagtgtgaaaagagctccctaggagtacctagaatgttttgggtgcttaaaaccttcccattgcataaccaacccccttaccccgatctctgacatttttactagtttttgattcgataaaacttttaggtttttgttcgctttctaaccattcctttggataaatagaagtgcggtggcgactcgacttgtatggtttaccttggatttagtcaatatctctaatggtaacgaataccccgctacaccgcttactgtttattatgttaaatacgtaatttaatataattaccaatgtcgcgagaacctacaggatcacacataaaaggacggattgatgagagatagagtaaataaggaacaccataaggtgcggtgcacttaagtgaattgtagaacatcgtaaggtacaatgcaattaagtagaatacaaaatatggtaaggtaccacgcgcttaagtgattttggtatatcataagatattggcaacatacacttaagtgggctttttagcttgcagcccacacaagtggttctataaatagaacccttgtgcaaaagcattttTATATGAAAATTTCGtttctcactcaaagccttcattcgtagcagctagcactgagattgaaggaatccgttagtgtggactgagtagaggcgttgtcaccattcaacgttcgtgatcactccttagatctgcatcaaaggtttcaatcgtcacaagaggtaatgatttctatcactgatcattcTCATTCGTAAGGttcactaaaggagaaaattttaaattccactgcgttttggatcgctattctccttcagttAGTTGTTATGATTGTTTGGTTACCAAGTAACTTAAGTTAGTTATTGTGTTACTTGTTCAACAAGTAACTCTTGTATTCAGTGTTTTCTTAGTATAAGTACTAGTTGGTACTTGGTAATTGAATGAGAATTGACTATTTGATATAACATAAGAATGCTTAAATAGAAGAATCTGAGtgagagggggggggggggaaccAAAAAGAAGAGGAAGAATCAGTGGAGAGATAAGCAATCAATAGGGAGAGAGTCAACCGAAGTCATATATAATTCAATCGTTATCTTCATGCACACAAAAGTGCGAGACAACCCGAGAATAATTTAACGATTCAACATTAAAGGTTTTTCTTCAATAAACTTATCATTATAAAATCAAAACAAACGCATTCCGAACTTTTTAAAAACTCAATAGCGGAAGCAACAATTATTTCAAGGAGGATCGAATAAAGCTCTATATATCATATTAACAATAGAGATAACAAAGTAGTAGGGAAGAAAGGAAGAGACAAGAGTTTCAATAATATGAATAAAATAACTTATACAAATAAGAGTTACAATGAGAATATATAATAAGACATAAATAGACCAAACTACCAATAATCCATCTTTACTAACCCAGCTAAAATTAAAATGACTTTTCCACTTTTAGGAAtacaaaattataattaaataaaatgcTATTGAAAAAAATATTCTAATGAAGGATAATATGGAcaaaataatattataaataataaatgCAACAAAATTTCTTTTTACTAGAAAACAATGAAAGTTGTAATTTTTTTCTTAGAGAATAGAGAGAGTAGTATTGAACAACAATATATTAATATTTCATTGGttttattaaataatattattatttttttctttaagTAACTTAGGTGATGTTATTTTTATGAAGAATGAGAGTTGAACTTCACACttagtattatttttattttggtgtAGTGAGCATGTCAAATATCTAGAACATTAATGTATAAACATTATGAAACCGATACATGACCTTAACCTCTAACAAAAAAAACAGGTCCATTTCAGAAAGATATCTCTGCGTTAAGCTATACATTTCAGAAAAGCAAAATCATATCTTGCTTTCACATAAATTAAGATGCACTATATTTTCAATTTACAACCCCACAACCAACAATAGTATCTTTACGTGACACATGAAATTAAAACATGCACCTCAATGCTTTAAAACTCAACCTTATTTCACCACAAGAGTTAtcatatatcatatatataataACTAATATCTCCATTGATTCTCCACCCTTGCACACTCAACATGGAAGCTAAGAGTGGCCTCTTTGCAGGGTCTCTTAACAGTAATGAACTTGTTATCATCCAAGAACACAATGAGGTAAACCATAGAGAACTAATTAGCGGATAATTGTATTACGATTTGGAGACATTTTCTGAATAATTTTAGTTTTTGCAGCCTAAGACAGTGAAGAACTTGGATGGTCAAGTATGTGAGATATGTGGTGATTCTGTAGGACTTACAGTAGATGGAGATTTGTTTGTAGCTTGTGAAGAGTGTGGCTTCCCTGTCTGCAGGCCATGTTATGAGTATGAAAGAAGAGAAGGCACACAAGTTTGCCCTCAATGCCATACTAGATACAAGCGTATCAAAGGTATGACTGGTGTACCACACGTGTCTGAGTCAGTGTTGTGTCTGATGTCTGTATTTGTATTTGTATTTGTGTATGTGTTTCATAGCATGCGATACATATATTTCTCTATTCATGTAAGTTTATATTTGATTGTTATTTCTTGCAATGCAAAAGGTAGTCCAAGAGTGGTgggagatgaagatgaagaagatgtGGATGATATTGAGCAAGAATTTAAAATGGAAGAGGAAAAGTACAAGCTTATGCATGAAGAGGATATGGATAGTagagatgatgatgatgacaaTACTAAATATCGGGAGCTTCCCGGTGGTGCAAAAATAGATCAGAATGAGAAAACAGATGAGTGGAAGTTGCAGCAAGGCAATCTGTTGATTGAAACTGATGCAGTTGATCCTGAAAAAGCCATGTATGTATGTTATGAAAACAGTTTATATGATAAGCACTTATACTATAAGTGATTAATTAAGTTGTTACATGATGGATGCAGGAAAGATGAAACTAGACAGCCACTTTCAAGAAAAGTGGCAATACCTTCAGGAAAACTGAGTCCTTATAGAATGATGGTTGTGGCTAGGCTCATCCTTCTAATACTCTTCTTTGAGTACAGAATGTTCCATCCAGTACCTGAAGCAATTGGACTATGGTTCATATCAGTCTCATGTGAAATCTGGCTCGCATTGTCATGGATGGTTGATCAGATTCCCAAATGGTTCCCCATTGATCGCGAAACGTATCTCGATCGCCTTTCAGTCAGGTGATCGATCATTTTACAACTATCTCTAAGGGAATTTGAACTCCGTCTCTTGAGATTACAAGGCTAAACTCTTACTACTGAGCTGACATATCGTGGATTTCGTTGTAATGCAGGTTTGAACCGGAAAACAAGCCGAATATGCTATCTCCGATAGATATCTTTGTAACAACGGTAGATCCAATCAAGGAACCACCTCTTGTTACCGCAAATACTATTCTTTCAATTTTGGCACTAGATTATCCTGCGCGCAAAATCTCATGCTACGTTTCTGATGACGGTGCTTCTATGCTCACCTTTGAAGCTCTTCAAGAAACGGCTGAATTTGCGCAAAAATGGGTACCTTTCTGTAAAAAATTCTCTGCGGAACCTCGAGCTCCCGAGAAGTACTTCTCGGAGAAGATAGACTTTCTGAAGGATAAGGTTCAAACCTCGTATGTAAAAGAACGCCGAACTATGAAGGTTAGTACCGTAGCATGTATTGAATTACATATAAGTTATTTCAACATCAATTTGAAACAACAAAGTTCAACAATTTGCAACACAAAGTCCTTATTCTAGTACTAGTATCAgccaagcacgcttaactgcggagtttTGAATATCTGTCAGTCAAAACTAACACTTCTTTTAACATTTACTTGGCTAACAGAGAGAATATGAAGAATTTAAGGTGAGAATAAATGCACTTGTGGCTAAATCCATGAGAGTTCCGTCCGAAGGGTGGAGTATGAAAGACGAAACACCGTGGCCCGGAAACAATACAAAAGATCATCCAAGTATGATTCAAATCCTTCTTGGTCATAATGGAGGAGACAATGAAGGGAATGAACTTCCATCTCTTGTCTACATCTCTAGAGAGAAAAGGCCTGCATTTCAACATCACACAAAAGCCGGTGCAATGAACGCGCTGGTAACTTATACTCCAAGTTTCATCATTAcattcattattttatttttttctgaTCAAAACTCATCAAGCTAAGCTTTTAAACTTTTGTTTCCAGCTTCGCGTATCGGCGGTGTTGAGCAATGCTCCTTTTGTGCTCAACTTGGATTGCAATCATTATGTGAACAACAGCAAAGTTGTGAGAGAAGCCATGTGTTTCTTTATGGACATACAACTTGGGAATAGTATAGCTTTTGTCCAGTTTCCTCTAAGATTCGATAGCCTTGATAAGAATGATCGTTACGCCAACAAAAACACCATTTTATTTGATGTAAGTATCAAAATTAATCTCTTGAATTCATGTACCGCATTCATTGAATTCGTGTCAATGGAATTTGACAATAACATGATATCCTTTCTATTTTGTTCTTCTGCAGATTACCCTGAGGTGTCTAGATGGAATTCAAGGACCTGTTTATATAGGATCAGGTTGTATATTCAGAAGAAAAGCTTTAAATGGATTCGAACCTCCTAAGACATCGAAACGCTCTCGAATCGTACAAGTTCACTCAAAACAAGATGAAAATGGAGAGGATGCAAGCATTATAGGTGAGAATAATTTcactaaaaaaaaaaaaaagttttcccttttcatttccaTAACACATTTTTCTTTTTATAGAAGCAACTGATGAAGATAAGCAGCTACTGCAATCAGATATGAACACTGAAGATAAATTTGGAAAGTCTACACTCTTCATGAATTCTTCATTAACAGAAGAAGGTGGAGTAGATCCTTCTTCAACTCAAGAAGCCTTGCTTAAAGAAGCCATTCATGTCATGAGTTGTAGCTACGAAGACCGAACTCTTTGGGGATACGAGGTACATTATAGAATAGAAGAGTCGTCTCAAGTTTTTGGAGACCCTCTTAGGTTATATAGAGACCATATTTAACCACGATTTAACTGACAATATTTTATGAGACCCTATTTAACCACAGTATAAACGTGAAAAGTTTTGGGCCATGTGAGGTAGCTCGCCTTCAAAGACGGCCCTGGAAATGATACTTTGACACACAAATTTTGACAACAATTTGAACGATTAACGCAGTTCAAATGAATTTTTGAGGTGTATATTTGAAT includes:
- the LOC127075131 gene encoding cellulose synthase A catalytic subunit 7 [UDP-forming]; the encoded protein is MEAKSGLFAGSLNSNELVIIQEHNEPKTVKNLDGQVCEICGDSVGLTVDGDLFVACEECGFPVCRPCYEYERREGTQVCPQCHTRYKRIKGSPRVVGDEDEEDVDDIEQEFKMEEEKYKLMHEEDMDSRDDDDDNTKYRELPGGAKIDQNEKTDEWKLQQGNLLIETDAVDPEKAMKDETRQPLSRKVAIPSGKLSPYRMMVVARLILLILFFEYRMFHPVPEAIGLWFISVSCEIWLALSWMVDQIPKWFPIDRETYLDRLSVRFEPENKPNMLSPIDIFVTTVDPIKEPPLVTANTILSILALDYPARKISCYVSDDGASMLTFEALQETAEFAQKWVPFCKKFSAEPRAPEKYFSEKIDFLKDKVQTSYVKERRTMKREYEEFKVRINALVAKSMRVPSEGWSMKDETPWPGNNTKDHPSMIQILLGHNGGDNEGNELPSLVYISREKRPAFQHHTKAGAMNALLRVSAVLSNAPFVLNLDCNHYVNNSKVVREAMCFFMDIQLGNSIAFVQFPLRFDSLDKNDRYANKNTILFDITLRCLDGIQGPVYIGSGCIFRRKALNGFEPPKTSKRSRIVQVHSKQDENGEDASIIEATDEDKQLLQSDMNTEDKFGKSTLFMNSSLTEEGGVDPSSTQEALLKEAIHVMSCSYEDRTLWGYEVGMSYGSIAADTLTSLKMHTRGWRSVYCMPKRAAFRGTAPINLTERLNQVLRWAVGSLEILFSRHCPLWYGFKEGRLKVLQRIAYINSTVYPFSALPLIIYCIIPAVCLLTDKFITPSVGTFASLVFISLFISIFASAILELRWSGVSLEEWWRNQQFWVIGSVSAHLFAIAQRLMGRFLGKVNAHFSIVSKAPDDDGQFNELYTIRWTALLIPPTTVTIINLIGIVAGFTDAINSGEHEWGPLIGKLFFSSWVIAHLYPFLKGLMGRQNRTPTLIVIWSVLLASIFSLVWVRIDPFVLKTKGPDVKQCGISC